One genomic segment of Erythrolamprus reginae isolate rEryReg1 chromosome 2, rEryReg1.hap1, whole genome shotgun sequence includes these proteins:
- the TRIM23 gene encoding E3 ubiquitin-protein ligase TRIM23 — protein MATLSVNKIGSGAGMEAGNRHSRSPAGPVVKVLECGVCEDVFSLQGDKVPRLLLCGHTVCHDCLTRLPLHGRAVRCPFDRQVTELGDSGVWGLKKNFALLELLERLQNGLGGQCGTIEETIGLSGECIIRCDEDDTHLASVYCTVCATHLCTDCSHLTHSTKTLAKHRRVPLADKPHEKTMCSQHQVHAIEFVCLEEGCQASPLMCCVCKEYGKHQGHKHSILEPEANQIRASILDMAHCIRTFTEEISDYSRKLDGIVQQIEGGEQLFEDGIGMTHTEHVPGTAENARSCIRAYFSDLHETLCRQEEMALSVVDAHVREKLIWLRQQQEDMTILLSQVSTACLHCEKTLQQDDCRVVLAKQEITRLLETLQKQQQQFTELADHIQLDASIPVTFTKDNRVHIGPKMEIRVVTLGLDGAGKTTILFKLKQDEFMQPIPTIGFNVETVEYKNLKFTIWDVGGKHKLRPLWKHYYLNTQAVVFVIDSSHRDRVSEAHSELAKLLTEKELRDALLLIFANKQDVPGALSVEEITELLNLHKLCCGRSWYIQGCDARSGMGLYEGLDWLSRHLVAAGVLDVA, from the exons ATGGCAACATTAAGTGTAAACAAAATCGGGTCTGGCGCTGGGATGGAGGCCGGGAACAGGCACAGCCGAAGCCCGGCGGGGCCTGTTGTGAAG GTTTTGGAATGTGGAGTCTGTGAGGATGTATTTTCATTGCAAGGAGACAAAGTTCCCAGACTTCTTTTATGTGGTCATACTGTATGTCATGACTGTCTTACTCGACTTCCTCTCCATGGCAGAGCAGTTAGGTGTCCTTTTGACCGACAAGTTACTGAACTAG GTGATTCTGGTGTatggggattaaaaaaaaactttgctcTGTTGGAACTCCTGGAGCGATTGCAGAATGGATTGGGTGGTCAGTGTGGAACAATTGAAGAAACTATTGGCCTATCTGgagag tgCATCATCCGATGTGACGAAGATGACACTCATCTGGCTTCTGTGTATTGCACTGTTTGTGCTACTCACTTGTGTACAGACTGTTCCCACCTTACACATTCTACAAAGACACTAGCAAAACACAGGCGTGTGCCACTTGCTGATAAGCCACATGAAAAGACGATGTGTTCTCAGCACCAAGTGCATGCCATTGAATTTGTGTGCTTGGAAGAAGGTTGTCAGGCCAGCCCTCTTATGTGTTGTGTTTGCAAAGAATATGGAAAACACCAGGGTCATAAA CACAGTATTTTGGAACCAGAAGCAAATCAGATCCGTGCTTCCATTTTAGATATGGCTCACTGCATAAGAACTTTCACAGAAGAAATCTCAGATTATTCTCGGAAACTAGATGGAATTGTACAACAAATAGAGGGAGGAGAACAGCTCTTTGAAGATGGTATAGGAATGACCCATACAGAACAT GTTCCCGGTACCGCAGAGAATGCTCGATCATGTATCAGAGCCTATTTTTCTGACCTTCACGAGACTCTTTGCCGCCAAGAAGAAATGGCACTTAGTGTGGTAGATGCACATGTGCGAGAAAAATTGATCTGGCTTAGGCAACAGCAAGAAGATATGACCATCCTGTTATCACAAGTTTCAACAGCATGTCTTCACTGTGAAAAGACTTTACAGCAG GATGACTGTAGAGTTGTTTTGGCTAAACAAGAGATTACAAGGCTTTTAGAAACATTGcagaaacaacagcaacaatttaCAGAACTTGCAGACCACATTCAACTTGATGCTAGCATTCCAGTTACTTTTACAAAG GACAACAGAGTACACATTGGACCAAAAATGGAGATTAGAGTGGTGACACTTGGATTAGACGGAGCAGGCAAAACTACTATTTTATTTAAACTAAAACAAGATGAGTTCATGCAACCCATTCCAACCATAG GTTTTAATGTTGAGACGGTAGAATATAAAAACCTGAAATTCACTATCTGGGATGTAGGTGGCAAACACAAACTGAGGCCTTTATGGAAACATTATTACCTCAATACACAAG CTGTGGTCTTTGTCATTGATAGCAGCCATAGAGACAGAGTCAGTGAGGCACACAGTGAACTTGCCAAACTATTAACAGAGAAGGAGCTGCGCGATGCCTTGTTACTGATTTTTGCCAACAAGCAG GATGTGCCAGGGGCACTTTCAGTAGAAGAAATCACAGAATTACTGAATCTCCACAAACTTTGCTGTGGTCGTAGCTGGTACATTCAAGGCTGTGATGCCCGAAGTGGCATGGGACTTTACGAAGGACTGGATTGGCTTTCAAGGCACCTGGTGGCTGCAGGTGTATTGGATGTGGCTTAA